One Primulina huaijiensis isolate GDHJ02 chromosome 8, ASM1229523v2, whole genome shotgun sequence genomic region harbors:
- the LOC140983402 gene encoding uncharacterized protein, whose product MVERANNEAATMMKNSNSHLDTGKADRHVWLMKCPPVVARAMQRHHHPPQPFTSAMPCPTVAKVIVAVDPLLPNDDSSTQFTMELAGATYENVPRCFSMDISKDVIPMAVFSESPEGNLSMKGKIYRKFDMKPHNKNIEDYAKLCHERMTKYMNRSRQVQIIDNDSGMHMRSMFRVVDVKASGTADKKKIPAKGPETKRTRRDPQEMEKIMFKLFEKQPNWTLKQLILETDQPEQFLKDMLKILCVYNNKGVNQGSYELKPEYKRSEDRSASV is encoded by the exons ATGGTGGAGAGAGCGAACAATGAGGCCGCCACGATGATGAAGAATAGCAATAGCCATTTGGATACGGGTAAGGCGGACAGACACGTGTGGCTGATGAAATGCCCTCCCGTTGTCGCACGTGCCATGCAACGCCACCACCACCCGCCTCAGCCCTTCACCTCCGCAATGCCATGTCCCACCGTCGCCAAAGTCATCGTCGCCGTGGATCCTCTCCTCCCCAATGATGACTCCTCCACCCAG TTTACAATGGAGTTGGCTGGCGCTACATATGAAAACGTGCCCAGGTGCTTCTCAATGGACATTTCCAAAGATGTTATTCCTATGGCAGTATTTTCTGAGTCACCAGAAG GGAACCTTTCCATGAAGGGGAAAATCTACCGGAAATTTGACATGAAGCCTCACAACAAAAACATAGAAGACTATGCAAAATTATGCCATGAACGAATGACCAAATATATGAATAGAAGTAGACAAGTGCAG ATTATTGATAATGACAGTGGAATGCATATGAGGTCGATGTTCAGAGTGGTTGATGTTAAGGCATCTGGAACAGCA GATAAGAAGAAGATTCCAGCAAAGGGACCAGAAACGAAAAGAACAAGAAGAGATCCCCAAGAGATGGAAAAGATCATGTTCAAGCTTTTTGAGAAACAACCAAACTGGACACTGAAACAACTGATTCTTGAGACTGATCAGCCTGAG CAATTTCTGAAAGACATGCTTAAGATCCTGTGCGTCTACAATAACAAGGGAGTGAATCAAGGATCTTATGAGCTGAAGCCTGAGTACAAGAGATCAGAAGACAGATCAGCTTCAGTGTAG
- the LOC140982030 gene encoding uncharacterized protein, translating to MGKNNDRNSLNFNMHRLNVVFVVGRIFILGVATYALPDSGATHSFISETFVKRLNIIPEDIGLGFKVSIPSGDQMVTSSIVKNLELHLQKDMVRTDLIVLPMPEFDIILDMDWLSLNEASIDFWQRSVSSRPPSGKCFVFEAVRKKQMPHIISCMCATKLMKRGCKTFLACVTSSPIPDSQKLEDVEVVRDFHCIFPEDVSDIPPDREVEFSIELMPGTVPISKALYRLAPAEMKELNDQIQELLDKGVLFALVVLVGLTGIICKEKRR from the coding sequence ATGggaaaaaataatgatagaaattccttAAATTTCAACATGCATAGATTGAACGTTGTATTCGTCGTAGGAAGAATATTCATTCTAGGAGTAGCTACCTACGCATTGCctgattcaggagctacacactcattcatatctgagacaTTCGTCAAGCGACTAAATATTATACCCGAGGATATAGGATTGggcttcaaagtttctattccttcggGTGATCAAATGGTCACTTCGAGCATTGTGAAGAATCTAGAGCTTCATTTGCAAAAAGATATGGTTCGTACAGATCTTATCGTACTCCCAATGCCTGAATTCGACATCATACTTgacatggattggctatcattgAATGAAGCTTCGATAGATTTTTGGCAGAGGTCAGTGTCTAGTCGACCACCCAGTGGGAAATgttttgtctttgaggcagtGAGGAaaaagcaaatgccgcacattatctcttgcaTGTGTGCGACGAAACTTATGAAGCGAGGCTGCAAAACTTTTCTAGCGTGTGTTACCTCATCACCCATTCCCGACAGTCAGAAGCTAGAAGATGTTGAGGTCGTCAGAGACTTTCATTGCATAtttcctgaggacgtttctGACATTCCACCGGATcgtgaggtggaattttctattgagttgatgccggGCACGGTACCAATTTCTAAGGCACTCTATCGCCTAGCGCCTGCTGAGATGAAAGAGCTAaatgatcaaattcaagaattattGGACAAGGgagttttattcgccctagtcgTTCTCGTGGGGctcaccggtattatttgtaaagaaaaaagacggtAG